The DNA region GCAAAAGGTTAATAGACTGTAAGAAATATGATAAAGAGTAGATCTAGACTACAATTTTTGCAGCTTACTCCAAGAAGTTACGATAGCTGTTCATTCATCCCTTAAGGTCTATTTTAATTATTATACTGCTGTACTATGACTATGCGACTGGCAGGTTCATGATAAGATAAAATTGTAAGGCACTAAACAATATTGTCAGTATAATAATGATGAATATATATAGCCGTTCGAAATCATCTTGCATAATGATACCTATTGTTTTATAACTTATAATATCTATACTGCTAGTGTAGTATTGCACTAGCTTTTAGTATATTAATACACCTATAATATTATGTATATAAATATACATAATATTATAACTTAAAATATATAAATAAAATATTTTATAACCAAAATGTCACATTTGATTATTAAGAAGAATATAGAAAGATTACTGAAGGAAAGAGATTGGCGGGTTGCAGATCTGGAAAATAAGATTGGACAAAGTAGAAGTGTAACAAACATTTTTAGAGGTGCTTCTAAGAATCCTACAATAGAAGTGTTGCAAGCTATTGCTAAAGCTTTGGATGTAGACCTGCAAGAATTACTTCTAGATCATGATAGTAATGATTCTGTACTTAATATAGCCTTGCTCCGTGATACGTGTAATAAAATTATTAATGAACTTGAGGGCATTAACTATCCAATCACGGTAAAATACAGTAATATATTTACGCTTATTAGAGAAGTGTATGAATATTCAACGCAGTTAAATCTTGTTAAGGCTGATGATAATTTTACTAAATGGCTAATACACAAACATTATAAACACTAATGTTTGGATACAAGCTAAGTGATACACTCATGTTAATTGTGATACGTTGAGTGAAAAAATTAATGGCATATCCCATATATCTCTTCTGTTCTATGATGATTTGGTCCAAAATATTTTAATAACAATGTATAAAAATAAGCACATTGTATGTGACTCTCTTTGTCATTAGGCAGATTTTTTGCAGCTTTTGCTGCCTTAGCAAAGGTATGACTGACATTATCCATATTACCAATATTTTTTATACCATAGATATTCCAATAAATATTTTTAACTAATCTATAAGTACTCATAGCCTCTTCCGCCTTACCTACAGCACTTAATGCATCAGCTGTTGCTACTAAGGCATGGGCTAAAAATATATCTTTTGAATTGTCTAAATCACCTTCTGTATTGTTTCTACTTTCATCGCTTACTAATAAATTAACTGCTTCATGAGCATGATCTAATGCCTCTTTTTCTTTGCCAACTCCAAGCTCAGCTCTAGAAAGCTCTGTTAAAGTACCAGCTAAAACAGTTGTAGAAATGTCTTCTTTCTTCCTGTTTTTTATATTTTCGTATATATTATTATTTACAATATCATAAGCTTCTTTAAACTTTCCCATATAGTTCAATATCATAGCTTGTATTATATATTCCGAAGCAAGAAATACTCCCTTTGTAGCTTTATCTACCGGAGAATATAATTTATCTATATCAAGCAGTAACATATTTAAAGCTTCTTGGTATTGTCCTTTAGCTAGCAAAATATCAGCCTTAACTGTTTCTACTAAATTCATCCCTAAAAATGTCTTAAGAGTAGTAGGGCGTATCTTTTCTGCTTTACCGATGTTTTCTTCAGCATTACTTACATCTCCTATAGCAAGCTGTATTATCGCTTTATTAGCATAAATATAAGATTTTAGTTCTTGATAGCCTGATGTTTTTTGAACAATTTTTTCTGCCTTATCTAAGTATTGCATGGTAGTTTTGATAGGTTGATTATCCATAGCATATTTATACATACCTATAAAGACTAGATAGCCGCTATATACAGACTTTTCTTTATCACTACGGAACCATAGGCTGATGCTTTGTTGTTTATTTTGAAACCAATCAATCATTTTCTTAGCATTATAGGAGTGGCGTTGTCCTATTAAGTAATACCATAGCAGTTTTTCTCTCAGTTCCATTATCTTATAGAGATCAGCTTTATACTTATCTGCATTATGGAGTAATATTTCTAGATTACCTTCTAAAAAGCTAGAACTTTTGAGTACTACTAACCTTTTATTCACTGCTTCAGGTATCATATTATTAAACCCATCTAATAATAAGTTGACATTTTGCTGATTTAATTTACTGCCAGCTAGGTGTAATAATTCTTCTTTTACTGCATCATGTATTCTAAATATTTGATTGTTTCGATCTTCATTAATTTCTTCAACTAAGCCGAACCTTATAATATCATCAAATAATTCAGATAAATTGCCCTGGTTCTTCATCAATTGTTCTAATAAATACCGGGGTATTCTTTGGTTATTTAACAAAACCATCTTATATAATAAGTCTTTGCTTTGCGGAGTGATTTCTTTCAAAACAATATTTAAGTGCGCTCCTAACTTATTATGATGCTTTTCCATATAGTCTATATATTCCTTAATCGTCATGTGATTATTATTCTGCAAGAAAATAGCGCTATGGCTTATCATATAAGTAGGATATCCTTGCACACTGCTAGCTAATTCCCTAATAAATTCTAATGGCTGATTCTTGATAATTTTATTAATTACTGTGATAACATATTTTTCCTGTAAATAAGGTACTACAATTTTAGGCAGTAAATATCTACTATCTTGTGAACAAACAATAATGTGACCATTATGATACCAATCAATAATATCTTTAATCTTATCATTTTCATTAAGATGCAGATTATCAAATATTAACAACCAATTATTTTTAGGTTTTAAATATTCCATCAGGCTGTTCTTAACATTTTTGATATTTTCAGAGATATAGCATTTCTCATCAGGACATATTCGCTGGTTAATTGCCTTGGCGATCAGCATAAACTGTGGCGTTAGATCAATGCTGGTGTCAATAAAAGCAATAATATCATAGCCTTGAGCATATTCTTGCGCATACTTCCTGACTATCTCACTTTTACCCATTCCAGTAATACCAGTGATCCCTACTATTTTATGTTGCTGTAATTTTTCTCTTAAATCCGCAATCTGTTCTTCATGATTAACAAAGTAATATACTGGTTCTTCTTTATTAATAATAATTGCATATATATTGGAGTTATATAATACTGTGATGAATAAAAAAATTATTAACTGCTTTATCATTTTCTATCCTTAGCGCTTTTATGATCATCTAACTTAATAATTTTTGCTATTTTAGGAGTATTATTATTTAAGTCTATTGTTGCACTACACAATTTTATTTCTATAGTCGTCGAATTATTATTTCTATTAACAATATAATCTAGTTGTAGCCTTTTTAGGAGAATAAATATTTGCCCTAAG from Candidatus Tisiphia endosymbiont of Beris chalybata includes:
- a CDS encoding helix-turn-helix transcriptional regulator, which codes for MSHLIIKKNIERLLKERDWRVADLENKIGQSRSVTNIFRGASKNPTIEVLQAIAKALDVDLQELLLDHDSNDSVLNIALLRDTCNKIINELEGINYPITVKYSNIFTLIREVYEYSTQLNLVKADDNFTKWLIHKHYKH
- a CDS encoding ATP-binding protein, which gives rise to MIKQLIIFLFITVLYNSNIYAIIINKEEPVYYFVNHEEQIADLREKLQQHKIVGITGITGMGKSEIVRKYAQEYAQGYDIIAFIDTSIDLTPQFMLIAKAINQRICPDEKCYISENIKNVKNSLMEYLKPKNNWLLIFDNLHLNENDKIKDIIDWYHNGHIIVCSQDSRYLLPKIVVPYLQEKYVITVINKIIKNQPLEFIRELASSVQGYPTYMISHSAIFLQNNNHMTIKEYIDYMEKHHNKLGAHLNIVLKEITPQSKDLLYKMVLLNNQRIPRYLLEQLMKNQGNLSELFDDIIRFGLVEEINEDRNNQIFRIHDAVKEELLHLAGSKLNQQNVNLLLDGFNNMIPEAVNKRLVVLKSSSFLEGNLEILLHNADKYKADLYKIMELREKLLWYYLIGQRHSYNAKKMIDWFQNKQQSISLWFRSDKEKSVYSGYLVFIGMYKYAMDNQPIKTTMQYLDKAEKIVQKTSGYQELKSYIYANKAIIQLAIGDVSNAEENIGKAEKIRPTTLKTFLGMNLVETVKADILLAKGQYQEALNMLLLDIDKLYSPVDKATKGVFLASEYIIQAMILNYMGKFKEAYDIVNNNIYENIKNRKKEDISTTVLAGTLTELSRAELGVGKEKEALDHAHEAVNLLVSDESRNNTEGDLDNSKDIFLAHALVATADALSAVGKAEEAMSTYRLVKNIYWNIYGIKNIGNMDNVSHTFAKAAKAAKNLPNDKESHIQCAYFYTLLLKYFGPNHHRTEEIYGICH